A stretch of the Rosa rugosa chromosome 5, drRosRugo1.1, whole genome shotgun sequence genome encodes the following:
- the LOC133712919 gene encoding calmodulin-like protein 8 isoform X1, whose amino-acid sequence MAEVLSEEQIVEFKEAFCLFDKDGDGEFPTTMSSILGCITVEELATVIRSLDQNPTEEELQDMISEVDADGNGTIEFAEFLNLMANKMKETDAEEELKEAFKVFDKDQNGYISANELRHVMINLGEKLTDEEVEQMIKEADLDGDGQVNYDEFVKMMMTIG is encoded by the exons ATGGCAGAGGTACTAAGTGAAGAACAGATTGTTGAATTTAAAGAGGCATTCTGTCTATTTGACAAGGATGGAGACGGTGAGTTTCCTACTACTATGTCCTCAATTCTTG GTTGCATAACTGTCGAAGAATTGGCGACAGTTATCAGGTCTCTGGATCAAAATCCAACAGAGGAGGAACTTCAGGATATGATTAGTGAAGTTGATGCTGATGGAAATGGGACCATAGAGTTTGCAGAGTTCTTGAACTTGATGGCAAACAAAATGAAG GAAACGGATGCAGAGGAGGAGCTTAAAGAGGCCTTCAAGGTATTCGACAAGGATCAGAATGGATATATATCAGCTAATGAG CTGAGGCATGTAATGATCAATCTAGGAGAAAAATTGACGgacgaagaggtcgagcagatgATCAAGGAGGCCGATTTGGATGGCGATGGTCAAGTTAACTATGACGAATttgtgaagatgatgatgaccaTTGGATGA
- the LOC133712919 gene encoding calmodulin-like protein 11 isoform X2: MAEVLSEEQIVEFKEAFCLFDKDGDGCITVEELATVIRSLDQNPTEEELQDMISEVDADGNGTIEFAEFLNLMANKMKETDAEEELKEAFKVFDKDQNGYISANELRHVMINLGEKLTDEEVEQMIKEADLDGDGQVNYDEFVKMMMTIG; the protein is encoded by the exons ATGGCAGAGGTACTAAGTGAAGAACAGATTGTTGAATTTAAAGAGGCATTCTGTCTATTTGACAAGGATGGAGACG GTTGCATAACTGTCGAAGAATTGGCGACAGTTATCAGGTCTCTGGATCAAAATCCAACAGAGGAGGAACTTCAGGATATGATTAGTGAAGTTGATGCTGATGGAAATGGGACCATAGAGTTTGCAGAGTTCTTGAACTTGATGGCAAACAAAATGAAG GAAACGGATGCAGAGGAGGAGCTTAAAGAGGCCTTCAAGGTATTCGACAAGGATCAGAATGGATATATATCAGCTAATGAG CTGAGGCATGTAATGATCAATCTAGGAGAAAAATTGACGgacgaagaggtcgagcagatgATCAAGGAGGCCGATTTGGATGGCGATGGTCAAGTTAACTATGACGAATttgtgaagatgatgatgaccaTTGGATGA